A genomic region of Spodoptera frugiperda isolate SF20-4 chromosome 31, AGI-APGP_CSIRO_Sfru_2.0, whole genome shotgun sequence contains the following coding sequences:
- the LOC118276402 gene encoding uncharacterized protein LOC118276402: MEDPTFSDKIEEYLSELGRWRVWRSILLGQVLSLLLSGKCILTTLLQSATWQFPTTGQLVVPYLALFILFTPSLLCNGLKSLSKKWWVVIIACTLDVTASWLLVMSQRFTSVLS, from the exons ATGGAAGACCCTACTTTTAGTGATAAAATAGAAGAGTACCTTTCGGAGCTCGGGCGATG GAGGGTGTGGCGTAGTATTCTTTTGGGTCAGGTGTTGTCATTGTTGCTGAGTGGAAAATGTATATTGACCACTTTATTGCAAAGTGCTACTTGGCAGTTTCCCACGACTGGGCAGCTCGTGGTCCCGTACCTAGCACTGTTTATATTGTTCACTCCATCCCTGCTCTGTAACGGGCTCAAGAGTTTGTCCAA AAAATGGTGGGTGGTAATAATAGCCTGTACCCTGGATGTGACAGCAAGTTGGCTGTTGGTAATGTCACAGCGCTTCACATCAGTACTGAGCTGA
- the LOC118276401 gene encoding solute carrier family 35 member F2-like, translating into MGLMAVVCVVWADVEGAPTDGKNQLVGDMLCLAGSLLYSMVTVLQEMMLDTLSCSDYLAFLGLIGSVVSCTQTFFLEFGELMEFNWYDLDTIVQLSSYCSVQTIFQILQCFMLRDAGSIILHLSFLSADYYTLIAGMYIFQFKFHALYFLSYTLAMVGVFLFSSRPTRQPPPQPDRLPQLVNDSVQSQDNVSMEYTVPTLDCIPIEGLEPPMSRDTTFTSFLGGPQTIPNGTVTFAQTNGAQNSKEAC; encoded by the exons ATGGGCCTCATGGCAGTAGTCTGTGTTGTCTGGGCTGATGTGGAAGGAGCTCCTACTGATG GCAAGAACCAGCTAGTTGGCGACATGCTTTGCTTAGCAGGATCCCTCCTTTACTCCATGGTCACAGTGCTACAAGAAATGATGCTCGACACACTATCTTGCTCAGACTACCTAGCATTCCTAGGTCTTATAGGCAGTGTAGTATCCTGTACCCAAACATTTTTCCTAGAATTTGGTGAATTAATGGAGTTTAACTGGTATGACTTGGACACTATAGTCCAACTTAGCAGTTACTGTTCTGTGCAGACAATATTCCAGATATTACAATGCTTTATGCTAAGGGATGCTGGATCTATTATACTGCACTTGTCATTCTTGTCAGCGGATTATTATACTCTCATAGCCGGGATGTACATATTCCAGTTTAAG TTCCACGCTCTCTATTTCCTGTCGTATACGCTGGCGATGGTCGGAGTCTTCCTCTTCAGCTCGCGACCGACGCGACAACCGCCGCCGCAACCAGACAGACTGCCGCAACTAGTCAACGACTCGGTACAGTCACAGGATAATGTATCTAT GGAATACACGGTCCCGACCCTAGACTGTATACCCATAGAAGGTTTGGAGCCACCAATGAGCAGAGACACGACATTCACATCATTCCTAGGAGGCCCACAAACAATTCCTAACGGCACCGTTACCTTCGCGCAAACCAACGGTGCGCAGAACTCAAAAGAGGCCTGTTAA
- the LOC118276220 gene encoding THO complex subunit 7 homolog, which produces MGDEDVIRRRLLIDGDGTGDDRRLNVLLKTLIKWCNSTDDKPEESKATHDRMLAQLAQCEFAVTKSQLGSEMMSAELQSYEAMSKVLENSIEVAKSHIEKSKADLAQAKTVRKNRIEYDVLAKVISEQPDRRETLERLGTLKTELANLESTKQQLESRLALRKKQFHVLVTSIHQLQALLDEPDDTESVSDDVEMKDNLKDILNEP; this is translated from the exons ATGGGAGACG AGGATGTTATTCGCAGAAGACTCTTAATAGACGGAGATGGAACAGGAGACGACAGGAGACTGAATGTGCTGttaaaaacattgataaaatGGTGTAACAGCACTGATGACAAACCTGAAGAAAG taAAGCAACACACGACCGAATGCTTGCCCAGCTAGCACAATGTGAATTTGCCGTGACAAAATCTCAACTAGGCTCCGAAATGATGTCAGCCGAGCTACAAAGTTACGAAGCAATGTCAAAAGTACTGGAGAACTCAATAGAAGTAGCCAAAAGTCACATAGAAAAGAGTAAAGCTGACCTCGCTCAAGCAAAGACAGTGCGTAAAAATCGCATAGAGTATGATGTGCTAGCAAAGGTAATTAGCGAACAGCCAGACAGGAGAGAGACATTAGAACGCCTTGGCACTTTGAAAACAGAACTGGCCAATCTGGAGTCCACAAAACAGCAGTTGGAAAGCCGTTTAGctttaagaaaaaaacagtTTCATGTGTTGGTTACTTCTATACATCAACTACAAGCATTGCTGGATGAACCTGATGATACGGAGTCTGTGTCTGATGATGTTGAAATGAAGGACAATTTGAAGGACATTCTGAATGAACCCTAG